From the genome of Acidihalobacter aeolianus:
CCGGCGGCGGCGAGAAGACATCGCCCTGCGCGTTCAGTAGCCCGGTTTTGCCCCAGTAGGCGACCGCACGCTGGGGCTGCAAATGGATGATCAACGCGTCCGGCCATCGGCGTTGGACGTTGGCCCGGTACACCCATGGAATCTGCTTGAGTGCGTCCGCTATAACCTTCAGGTCGAGGCCGAAAAATCCGGCATTCAGGTGTGTCGTCACGATCTGACGTACCGCCTGCCGGGAAATCAGACGACCCGAACCTTCCACCTTGACCACCCTGATCGGCAGAACCGACGGCGACAGCACCCAGCCCCACAACCGCCAACCAGCCGTCAGCAGCAGCACGGCAACGACCAGCACACTCACGCGCGAAATCCAGCGCCGCAAGCCAGGCCAGCGCGGGGTCCGAGAGCCTGCAGGCGACCGCCTGCGCGTGGTCATGGCTGCTTTTTTCCTGCGTCGTATTTCCATAGGTCATGCCGGCTCGCCCTTGGGCAACGTATCCTCGAGAATGCGTATTACCAAGCCCGTCATATCCAAACCTGTCACCCTAGCCGCCATCGGCACGAGACTGTGATCTGTCATCCCGGGCACGGTGTTGATTTCCGCCAACCGGGGTTCGCCGGTTGCATCGATCAGAAAATCGACTCGCCCCCATCCCGTACCGCCCACGATGGCGAAGGCCTCGAGGGCCATTTGACGCATCGTCGTCTCCAACTCGTCAGACAGTCCGCAGGGGCAGTCGTAACGCGTGTCGTTACGCAGATACTTGGCCTCGTAGTCGTAGAACTCGACCGCCGGCACGATCCGGATCGCAGGTAGCGCCTCGTTCCCAAGGATCGCCACCGTGTAATCGCCGCCGGGCATGGCGGTTTCTGCCAGTACGACGCCATGGCGTCCTGCCGCCGCCGCATAGGCGGCCGGCAGATCCTCCGCACGCTTGACCTTGCTGACGCCCACGCTCGACCCTTCCTCGGATGGCTTGACGAACAACGGCAGGCCAAGGCGTTCGGCGACGGCATCGAAATCGCTGTCCGCGGTCAGCACCTCACCGGGCACGACCGGCAGCCCGTGCGCCTGCCACAGCAGCTTGCAGCGCAGCTTGTCCATGCCCAGCGCGGAACCCAGCACGCGGCTGCCCGTGTATGGGATGTCGAGTAGCTCAAGCAACGCCTGCAGGGTGCCGTCCTCCCCACCGGTGCCGTGCACGACGATGAAGCAGCGATCGAAACCGCCGGCCGTCAATTGGTCGAAAACGCGCTCGCGTTCGAGGTCGACCGCGACCGCCTCCACGCCACCGGCCTGCAGCGCGGCGGTAACCGCCACCCCGCTGTTCAACGACACCTCGCGTTCGGCCGACCAGCCGCCCATCAGGACGCCGACTCTGCCGAAACGACGCGGATCGACGCTCATGCCCTTACCTCCGCCTCGCCCACGATGCGCACCTCGGGCACCAGCCGGATGCCGCTCTGCTGCGTCACGCGTTCCTGAACCGTGATCATCAGCGTTTCGATATCGGCGGCACTCGCCGTACCCGTGTTCAGAATGAAATTGCCGTGCTTTTCGGAAACCTGCGCACCGCCGCAGCGCAGCCCCTTGAGCCCAGCTGCCTCGATCAATCGGCCGGCGTAGTCGCCCGGCGGGTTGCGGAACACCGATCCGCACGACGCCACGCCCGTCGGCTGACTGACCGCCCGGTTGGCCAGCAGATCGCGAATGCCCTGGTGCAACGCCTCGGGATCGCCGCCGGGTACGAAATCGAATTCCGCCGCCACAAACCAACCGGGATCACCATCACCAGCCGCACGCACATGGCGGTAACCGATCTCGAATTCGGACGGCTCGCGCCAGCGCAGCTCACCCGCGCGATCGATGGTTCGCACACGCCGCACCACATTCCAGGTTTCGCCGCCGAACGCGCCTGCGTTCATCGCCAAGGCCCCGCCTACGGTGCCCGGTATGCCGGCGAAGAACTCCCCGCCCTGCAAGCCCGCGCGCGCGGCGAAGCGGGCCAGCTTCGCGCCGGGTACGCCGGCACCCGCGCGCACGCCCGCCTCGCCGACGCGCTCGAGTCCGTCCAGTCGCGCGTGCAACGCGATCACCGTGCCACGTACCCCGCCGTCGCGTACCAGCAGATTGCTGCCCAGCCCAAGCCACAACAGGGGCTCGTCTACCGGCAGCTGGCGCAGGAAGAGCTGCAGGTCGTCGAGGTCGGTGGGGCGATACATCCGGTCGGCGCAGCCGCCCGCGCGCCAGCTCGTCAGCGGCGCGAGCGGTGCGTTCACGACCAGTTCCCCGCGCAGACCATCGTCACGTAGCGCCGCCATCATTCGGCACCTCCCGCAACGGCCAGCCGCTCGGGCAGTTTCGCCGCAATCGCGCCGATCGACCCGGCACCCAGCGTAAGCAGTACATCGCCACCGCGGAGCACGTCGACCAGAGCCTCGGGCAGACGCTCCACCTCTTCGACGAAGACCGGTTCGACCCGCCCACGTGCGCGGATCGCACGGGCCAGGCTTCGCCCGTCCGCATTGGCAATCGGGTCCTCGCCCGCGGCATACACCTCAA
Proteins encoded in this window:
- a CDS encoding cell division protein FtsQ/DivIB, producing the protein MSVLVVAVLLLTAGWRLWGWVLSPSVLPIRVVKVEGSGRLISRQAVRQIVTTHLNAGFFGLDLKVIADALKQIPWVYRANVQRRWPDALIIHLQPQRAVAYWGKTGLLNAQGDVFSPPPATFPKGLPALDGPQGKEHELMQRYLEAKSLFAADGLQVTAVSEDARRAYRLWFANGIELVVGRDWDTGRMARMAAVYARVLAPKATQIARIDLRYPNGFAVAWKHSKTNGAAVPAKE
- a CDS encoding D-alanine--D-alanine ligase, which gives rise to MSVDPRRFGRVGVLMGGWSAEREVSLNSGVAVTAALQAGGVEAVAVDLERERVFDQLTAGGFDRCFIVVHGTGGEDGTLQALLELLDIPYTGSRVLGSALGMDKLRCKLLWQAHGLPVVPGEVLTADSDFDAVAERLGLPLFVKPSEEGSSVGVSKVKRAEDLPAAYAAAAGRHGVVLAETAMPGGDYTVAILGNEALPAIRIVPAVEFYDYEAKYLRNDTRYDCPCGLSDELETTMRQMALEAFAIVGGTGWGRVDFLIDATGEPRLAEINTVPGMTDHSLVPMAARVTGLDMTGLVIRILEDTLPKGEPA
- the murB gene encoding UDP-N-acetylmuramate dehydrogenase; translation: MMAALRDDGLRGELVVNAPLAPLTSWRAGGCADRMYRPTDLDDLQLFLRQLPVDEPLLWLGLGSNLLVRDGGVRGTVIALHARLDGLERVGEAGVRAGAGVPGAKLARFAARAGLQGGEFFAGIPGTVGGALAMNAGAFGGETWNVVRRVRTIDRAGELRWREPSEFEIGYRHVRAAGDGDPGWFVAAEFDFVPGGDPEALHQGIRDLLANRAVSQPTGVASCGSVFRNPPGDYAGRLIEAAGLKGLRCGGAQVSEKHGNFILNTGTASAADIETLMITVQERVTQQSGIRLVPEVRIVGEAEVRA